TTACAAAGACGATCGAACAGAGGAAAAAATTGAAAAAATCAGTCGCTTACAAGATTATCTTTTGGAGTACTGTAGTTATGGTTGTGCTTATTTTGTCCTAGAAAACCAAGCACCTAAGCGTGCATCATTTGACAAGAAAATGCGTAAAAAGGAAGAGGAAAACCTTCCTAGAAGAGGCAAGAAACCTTCGCAAAACAAGAGAAAACCAAATGCGGATAAGAGAAATAGACGTCGTCATAAGGACCAAAAGTCTCAGAAAGAGGACAAGGGACAGCGCCATTTTGTCATTCGTCAGAAATAGATAGAGAATAAGGAGAAGAGATGAAACCGTCTATTTATAGTTTAACACGTCAAACAATGCAAGAATGGGTATTAGAACAAGGAGAAAAGAAATTCCGAGCAGATCAAATCTGGGAATGGCTTTACCGTAAACGTGTCCAGTCATTTGAAGAAATGACTAATCTTTCCAAGGGTTTGATTGCCAAGCTCAATGAGCAGTTTGTCGTAAATCCTTTGAAACAACGGATTGTACAAGAGTCAGCTGACGGTACGGTTAAGTATCTTTTCGAGTTGCCAGATGGCATGTTGATTGAGACAGTACTCATGCGTCAACACTACGGTTTGTCAGTCTGTGTGACTACTCAGGTTGGCTGTAATATTGGTTGTACCTTCTGTGCATCAGGCTTGATCAAGAAGCAACGTGACCTCAATAACGGGGAAATCGTAGCGCAGATCATGCTAGTTCAGAAATACTTTGATGAACGTGGTCAGGATGAACGTGTCAGCCATATCGTTGTTATGGGAATTGGTGAACCATTTGATAATTACAACAATGTTTTGAATTTTGTCCGTACCATCAATGATGACAAGGGGATGGCAATCGGTGCTCGTCACATCACGGTTTCAACTTCAGGTTTGGCCCATAAAATTCGTGACTTTGCTAATGAAGGCGTACAGGTCAATCTGGCTGTTTCCCTTCACGCACCCAATAATGAATTGCGCTCAAGCATCATGAAAATTAATCGTGCCTTTCCGATTGAAAAACTCTTTGCTGCTATTGAGTACTATATCGAAACAACCAATCGCCGTGTGACCTTTGAATACATCATGCTCAATGAAGTCAACGACGGTGTTGAACAAGCCTTGGAGTTGGCTGAATTGCTCAAGAACATCAAGAAATTGTCTTATGTAAACTTGATTCCCTATAACCCAGTTAGTGAACATGACCAATATAGCCGTAGTCCTAAAGAGCGCGTGATGGCCTTCTACGATACCCTCAAGAAAAAAGGGGTCAACTGTGTTGTCCGTCAAGAGCATGGTACAGATATTGATGCAGCTTGTGGACAATTACGCTCCAATACAATGAAACGTGATCGCCAGAAGGCAGTCGCAGCGGTAAATCCATAAAATGACTAAAAAAAGAGAATTAATCTTAAGATTGGGAGTGGCTGTTTACAGCCTTTGCATTGTCTGTTTTTGCTTCACTCCCCAACCTCAGCTTCCTACAGGAGTGGAAACTCCAGGTATTCAAACTTTTGGACGCCTGGTTTTTCTTTTAACTCCCTTAAACTCCCTTTGGAATCTGGGTGAAGTGACCAGTTTGGGACAAGTCCTTTGGATCTTTTTGCAGAACATTTTAAATGTCTTCTTGCTTTTCCCACTAGTCTTTCAACTGATCTATCTCTGTCCAAATTTACGACAAACGAAAAAAATCCTATTTCTCAGTTTTCTTCTGAGCTTAGGAATTGAATGTACGCAGCTGGTCTTAGACTTTTTCTTTGATTTTAATCGGGTCTTTGAGATTGATGATTTGTGGACCAATACCTTGGGTGGCTATCTGGCTTGGGTCCTCTATAAAGGACTGCATAAAAACAAGATAAGGAATTAGAATGAGTATTTTAGAAGTTAAAAATTTAAGTCACGGTTTTGGTGACCGTGCAATTTTTGAAGATGTGTCTTTCCGTCTCCTCAAGGGAGAGCATATCGGTCTAGTTGGTGCTAACGGTGAAGGGAAATCAACCTTTATGAGCATTGTGACTGGTAAGATGTTGCCAGATGAAGGGAAGGTGGAGTGGTCAAAATATGTGACTGCTGGCTATCTGGATCAGCACGCTGTGCTAAAGGAAGGTCAAACCGTGCGTGATGTCTTGCGGACAGCCTTTGATGAGCTATTTAAAGCAGAAGCTCGTATCAATGACCTCTATATGGAAATGGCAGAGGACGGAGCAGATATTGACGCGCTAATGGAAGAAGTTGGCGAACTCCAAGACCGTTTGGAGAGTCGAGATTTCTATACTTTGGATGCTAAGATTGATGAAGTAGCGCGTGCCCTCGGTGTCATGGACTATGGCATGGATACAGATGTAACAGCCTTATCAGGTGGACAAAGAACCAAGGTGCTTTTGGCTAAACTCCTCCTTGAAAAACCAGATATTTTGCTGCTTGACGAGCCAACCAACTACTTGGATGCTGAACACATTGACTGGCTCAAGCGTTATCTCCAAAACTATGAGAATGCCTTTGTCCTTATTTCGCATGATATTCCTTTCCTCAACGACGTAATCAATATCGTCTACCATGTGGAAAATCAACAGTTGACGCGTTACTCTGGTGACTACTACCAGTTCCAAGAAGTCTATGCCATGAAGAAATCTCAGTTGGAAGCAGCCTACGAACGTCAACAGAAAGAAATTGCCGACCTCAAGGACTTTGTCGCTCGAAACAAAGCGCGTGTCGCAACGCGTAATATGGCCATGTCCCGTCAAAAGAAACTCGACAAGATGGATATCATTGAACTCCAAAGCGAGAAACCAAAGCCATCCTTTGATTTTAAACCGGCTCGTACTCCTGGTCGCTTTATTTTCCAAGCTAAGGACTTGCAGATTGGTTATGACCGTCCACTTACCAAACCATTAAACCTCACCTTTGAACGCAATCAAAAGGTTGCCATTATTGGAGCCAATGGTATCGGGAAAACAACTCTCTTGAAGTCTCTCTTGGGAATTATTCCGCCAATCGCTGGGGAGGTTGAACGCGGTGATTACCTAGAACTTGGTTACTTTGAACAGGAAGTAGAAGGTGGCAATCGTCAAACACCACTAGAGGCTGTCTGGAATGCCTTTCCTTCCCTTAACCAAGCAGAAGTCCGTGCGGCCCTTGCCCGCTGTGGGTTGACGACTAAGCACATTGAAAGCCAAATTCAGGTCTTGTCAGGTGGAGAACAGGCCAAGGTGCGTTTCTGTCTCTTGATGAACCGTGAAAACAACGTCTTAGTGTTGGACGAGCCGACTAACCACTTGGATGTAGATGCCAAGGAAGAACTCAAACGGGCGCTTAAAGAATACAAAGGAAGCATTCTTATGGTTTGCCACGAACCAGACTTCTATGAAGGCTGGATGGACCAAATCTGGGACTTTAACAAGCTAACTTAAAAGCAGTAAAAAAGCCAAGTCGAAATGACTTGGCTTTTTTGACTAGTAATTTAAATAGTTTTCAACTTCAGATTTCTCAATTTCTTTACCGTAGTGGCAAATCGGACAAGAAACGAAGTAACTTTTACCATAAGGGAAAAGTGGAATCCAGTAGAGGGTGAACTTGCGCCCAGTTTCTACGATCTCCCAAGTGTCGACATTGTTACAGTGACCACATTCGATCGCAGTTTGCGTATGTCCCAAATCTTTCTGATAACCTTTAGAACCCCAAAATAAAATCATGTCATCGTCTCCTTATCTGTTGATGGCTTATTTTTTGCTGAAGTCGTAGTCTTTCACCACTTCTATACTATCAATGGTGATAGCAGACGTTGGTTTATCTTTCTCATCTTTTTCAGCCTTGGCAATCTTGTCAACAACGTCCATACCATCGATGACTTGACCAAAGACGGGGTGTTTGCCGTCTAGACTAGGATTTCCGCCCTCTTTATAGGCTTCGATGATTTTCTTTGGATACTTGCTAGTAGGAAGTTTAGCAGAAATATCTGTTGAGTTTTGGTTGATGAAGAACTGGCTACCGTTGGTGTTTGATTGACCAGTATTAGCCATAGCAAGGGCTCCTCGGATATTGTATAGGTAAGGAGAGATTTCATTTTTGAAACCAGTTCCCTTGTCCTTTGTTTTATCCTTATCATGCCAGATAGATTGGCCGCCTGTACCATCTCCCTTAGGATCTCCAGTTTGGACCATAAAGCCATCAATGACACGGTGGAAGGTGATGCCGTTATAATAGCCTTCCTTAGCGTGAGTGAGGAAGTTTTCAACTGCTAGTGGTGCTAGTTTTGGAAAGAGTTTGATGCGGATATCGCCTTGATTTGTGTGTAAAATGACCTCAGCTTCGTCTTCAGCAACTTCCTTAGAAAGTTGAGGGAAGTTGGCATTTTCATTGGTCAAAGCGTCATTCAAATCTTTGGCAGCCTGAGCAGCCGCTTTTGAGCTTTCTTCAGCTGAGATACTGGAGTCGACATATTCATCACCACGGAGACCACGTTGGATACTAGTACATCCAGCAAGGGCTACAGTTGATAGTAAAAGAAGGGTTGCTAGTTTTTTCATTGTTAACCTCTCAAAAATTCATTTCTACCATTGTACCTTAAAAGGAGTTTGATTTCAAATTTTAAAATGAGGTTATTTTGCTAATACATGTAATTTTATAGCTTGACTTACTCCATTTTGTTCATTAGAGTATGTTACTGCATTTGCACAGTCTTTGACATCTGTAGGAGCATTTCCCATTGCAATACCGAGACCTGCGGTTTCAATCATGGGAATATCATTATAATTGTCACCCAAGGTCATAATCTCCTTGAGAGGAATTTGATAATAGTTAGCCAATTCTAACAGAGCCTGTTTTTTAGATACTTGATTATGTGTGACTTCAAGATAGTTATCCTTGGAGAGATAAAAGTCGGTTTGAGGGAAATCCATAATGGATAAGATGTTTTGTAGTTTCTGTATAGTGTCTGCCTTATCAATTAATAATAGTTTATGAACAAGAGTATGTTCCTCTCTTATAAAATCTGTTATAGATGTAACTTTTGGACTTTCTCCAGTAATGTTAGCTTCGATTTGTACCCATTTATCTAAAGTATTAACAAACCAATCTTGTCCAGAATAAACATTGATAGAAACTGTCGGAAATTCTCTTTTTAAAAAATCATGAAGAAATGCCAATTCTTTTTTATCAATAGAATGCTGACTTAGAACCTCATCCCCCTTACTGATTAGGGCACCATTATAGCATGCAATTGGAAAGTCGGAAATTCCTAGTTTTCTAGAAATTGGAGCAATACCGAGAGGAGAGCGAGCAGAAGCTAAGACAAAAGGGATTTCTTTTTGTTTTAAAATTGGCATCAGTTCAGGCAAATAAGAGTCTATCTGGTGATTTTTGTCTAAAATTGTTCCGTCAATATCGCTTATAATCAATTTAATATTTCTCATAGCTTCCTCCCTTTTAAAATAGAATAGTTGTTTTGCCATCTAAAGATCGCTGAATTTCTATATCGGGTTCTTTGTCTGTAATCCAATAATCAAAATCAGCTAGTTCAGACAGAATAAAGTGAGAGTGTTTGCTTATTTTACTGGTTTCAGCCAGTAAGACACGAGTTTTGCTTGTTTTAAATGCTCTCTTTTTCATTAGAACATCTTCTTGGTCTTCAAAACTAACTTGACCATCTGAAAGACTTGCAGCTCCAAAAAAAGCTAAATCAAACTTAATAGAGTTTAAAATGTCCGATTCTTCTAGAGAGTAATAGAAACGATTCTTTTTATGAAACTTTCCGCCTAGAATGTGAAAATCGACATTTTCTTTTCCTCCTAGAATAAGCGCATTATCTAATGAATGACTGAAAATACTAACTTCTTTCTCAAGTATTTTAGCTAATTCTAGTACAGTTGTTGAAACATCAAAGAATAGTAGGTCTCCATTAGAAATGAGTTCCTTTGCTAGAGAGGCGATTTTCTCTTTTTCTTTGGAAGATTGTTCTCTCCTGTCTTTAAAGCCTAGTATAGGCTGTTTCTTTATTGATAGCAATCCTCCGTGAGTTCTTTGTGCTCTATTTTCCTTTGCAAGAATAGAAAAATCTCTGCGGACGGTATCTTTGGATACTTGGAAATAGTCAACCATTTCTTTTGCTGAAAGGCTTCCTCTCTCTTCTAAAAGTGTTATGATTTCTTCTAATCGTTGTGCTTGGTACATAAATTCACCTGCTTTCTGACTCTATTTTACTCTTTTTTGCAAGTCGAATCAAGCGTTTATAAGTTTTTTTAATTTAAAATCAATTTATTCAAGTTTTTTGTGGAAAATCTGAAAAAATAAAAACTCTGTCAAGTTTTTTTCTTGACACCTGTCAGAAATCTGCTATAATAGAACATGTGCTAAATAGCTCAGCTATTTCACCGAAATAAAAAAATAAGAAAAGAGACATTAAAAAATGGCAGTTAAAATCCGTTTGACTCGTATGGGTTCTAAGAAAAAACCTTTCTACCGTATCAACGTAGCAGACTCACGTTCACCACGTGACGGACGTTTCATCGAAACAGTTGGTACTTACAACCCACTTGTTGCTGAAAACCAAGTAACTTTGAAAGAAGACCGCGTTCTTGCATGGTTGGCTGATGGAGCTCAACCTTCAGATACAGTTCGCAACATCCTTTCAAAAGAAGGCGTATTGAAAAAATTCCACGATTCTAAATTCTCAAAATAAGTTTAAAGTAGGTTGACAGATGGATACGATTGAAAATCTCATTATTGCGATTGTGAAACCTTTGATTTCACAACCTGATGCCTTAACTATCAAGATTGAAGACACACCAGAGTTTTTGGAGTATCACTTGGATCTTGACCAAAGCGATGTCGGTCGTGTTATCGGTCGTAAGGGTCGCACTATCTCAGCGATAAGAACGATTGTCTACTCTGTCCCAACTGAAGACAAAAAAGTAAGAATCGTTATCGATGAAAAATAAAAAAAAAAAGCGGGACAGATGTCTCGTTTTTTTTGTGAGGAGGAGAAGATGAAGGATTTAACGTTTAGACAATTACAAGCCTACTTACTCGAACATTACCAGCAATCTCGAACTGAGGAAGGCCTCTTTATCAAGCTAGTGGAGGAAGTAGGAGAAGTAGCTGAGGTCTTGAATGGGCGCTCTGGTCGAAAAGAGGGGGTTCAGGACTCAAACGAGGAACTTGCCAAAGAATTGGCTGATATCATTCATTACACTGTTGCAATCGCGGCCATCAACGATATTGACCTAACCAAAACCATCTTTGACAAAGATAAAAAAGCAGCCATTAAGTATCAGCATGAACGTGATTTGGAAAGTTTTCTGAAGGGAGATTTGAGAGATATTGGACACTGATTATTTTTTAAAAATAGACTGGGCGATGTATATTGATTGGTTATTACGAATTATACAGATTTTGACTTTTATAGGTGTAATTTTAAAAATTAGTTTCCAGAATAAGGCCTATATTAATAATATCGAAATTCAGGCAATTAAACCAATCGAATTTGATTCCTTACATACGAAATTTCATCATGTTTATGAGTTTAAACATAATAAAAATGATAAACGCTATAACCATTTGATTTTTTATCCAAAAGAAGTTGATATTAAAATTGTAGAATTTTATTCTTTAATCTATGATTCAAAAAGTAATCGTTTAGTCGTTCAAGATAAAATACATACAGTCAAAAATTTAAAAAATTATACATGCTTATTGATTCATACAAATTTACCTGAGACTATACCTAGTTTAAGAAAGAAATGGAAGGCAAGTCAAGGTCAAATTGGGGAGTATACATTTTATAGTAATATGTATAACGGGAATATAAATATTTCTTCTTTCAAATATAAATTAACGTTAAAGAGGAAACTACTAGCACTTTTTGGATTATAGCTGATTTTCTCCAACTTGTGAAAATCCCTAGAACGTGATAAAATAAAGGATAGAAATAGATACAGGAGACAAGATGAACTACTTTAATGTTGGGAAAATCGTCAATACGCAGGGTCTGCAGGGTGAGATGCGAGTCTTGTCTGTGACGGATTTTGCTGAGGAACGGTTTAAAAAAGGGGCAGAGCTGGCTTTATTTGATGAAAAAGATCAGTTTGTCCAAACAGTGACCATCGCTAGCCACCGTAAGCATAAGAATTTTGACATTATCAAATTCAAAGATATGTACCATATCAATGCGATTGAGAAGTACAAGGGTTATAGCCTCAAGGTTGCTGAGGAAGATTTGAACGATTTAGATGATGGTGAATTCTATTATCACGAGATTATCGGTTTGGATGTTTACGAGGGTGACAACTTGATTGGAAATATCAAGGAAATCCTACAACCAGGAGCCAATGATGTCTGGGTAGTCAAGCGAAAAGGTAAGCGAGATTTGCTTTTACCCTACATTCCGCCAGTAGTTCTCAATGTTGATATTCCAAACAAACGGGTCGAAGTGGAAATCTTAGAAGGGTTAGACGATGAAGATTGATATTTTAACCCTCTTTCCTGAGATGTTTTCTCCGCTGGAACACTCGATTGTTGGGAAGGCTCGAGAAAAAGGGCTCTTGGATATCCAGTATCATAATTTCAGAGAATACGCTGAAAAGGCCCGTCATGTTGACGATGAGCCCTACGGAGGCGGTCAGGGGATGTTGCTCCGAGCGCAACCTATTTTCGATGCCTTTGATGCCATTGAAAAGAAAAATCCCCGCGTCATTCTTCTTGATCCTGCTGGAAAACAGTTCGATCAAGCTTACGCTGAGGATTTGGCTCAGGAAGAGGAACTGATCTTTATTTGTGGTCACTATGAAGGGTATGACGAACGCATCAAGACCTTAGTAACCGATGAAATTTCCCTAGGAGATTATGTCTTGACTGGAGGAGAATTGGCGGCCATGACCATGATCGATGCGACCGTTCGCCTGATTCCTGAAGTGATTGGCAAGGAGTCTAGCCACCAAGATGACAGTTTTTCTTCGGGACTCCTCGAATATCCTCAGTACACACGTCCTTATGACTATCGTGGCATGGTGGTTCCAGATGTGCTCATGAGTGGACACCATGAAAAGATTCGTCAGTGGCGACTGTATGAGAGCCTAAAGAAAACCTACGAGCGCAGACCTGACTTGCTAGAAAACTATCAACTAACAGCCGAAGAAGAAAAAATGCTGGCTGAAATCAAAGAAAACAAAGAATAAAGGAGAACCTTATGCAAGTAATCAAACGTAATGGAGAAATTGCTGAATTTGATCCAGATAAAATTTACCAAGCTGTCCTAAAAGCAGCTCAAACCGTTTATGTTTTGACAGATGATTTGCGTCAAAACCTTGCACAAGTTACTAAGAAAGTCGTTTTGGACTTGGAAGAAGCAAAAGTGGAACGTGCGACTATCAGCATGATCCAGTCAATGGTTGAGCACCGCTTACTTGGAGCTGGCTACATTACCATTGCAGAGCACTATATCTCTTATCGCTTGCAACGCGATTTGGAGAGAAGTGGTTATGGCGACCATATCGCCGTTCATCTTCATTTTGAACAAATCCGGTAAGAAAAAGAGTGGGATGCAATGAACATCTCACTCTTTCTTAAATAGACTTTTCTGAGCTTGTTGTACGGTTGAGGGAACAAAACGAAGCCGTTTAATATCACTGATACGAATGATTCGAGTCACGTTTTTTGAAAAATTCTTGACGATAATTTGTTGGCGATTGGCGTCGTGTTTGATAATATCACCCGTAAAACTTGTTTCTGCAAGTATCACATGAACAGCCGTCTTTTTCTGGATGGCTTGTTCAATCATAGCAGTGAGGGAGTTGTCCTCGATTTGAGGATGATCATCATTCCCATTGAGAAAACTATGTAGTTTATCTAGAACTAGTTGGAATGCCTGTCTCATAGAATCCTCCCTCCTTACATATCCACATTATATAAAATTTTTCTAAAAACTACAAGGTTTTTCGAATAATCTAATGAAAACTTAAAAGGAGAACAAAATGGCAGAATTTACATTTGAAATCGAAGAACACTTACTGACCCTGTCTGAAAATGAAAAAGGATGGACCAAGGAAATCAATCGCGTCAGCTTTAATGGAGCCCCTGCAAAGTTTGACATTCGCGCTTGGAGCCCAGATCATACTAAAATGGGCAAGGGAATTACTCTTACAAATGAAGAATTTCAGGTAATGGTGGATGCCTTTAAAGGTGGACAATAAAAAGAATCTTGAGTGGAACTCAAGATTCTTTTTTTATGACACAATATAGTCACAAAGAGAAGTCTTAGACAATTGAATGAAAGTCTCTCTATACTCTTCAGGTGGTATTGGATTATCTTTACGAATCCACACTTCAATAAAAGAGATGGCCATGGTCGTAATGATATAAGCGATGTCCTCTTTATTAAAATTATATTTCAGTTGGTAATTGACATTCTTTAGTACCCACTCTGAGTATGTTCCACGCAGAAATTCCTTCCAACATGGGTCGGCTTGTGTGGTATACAAGGTGTTAATAACTTCCCTTTTTTCGTATATGAGAGGAAGTATATGGTCTGCTAAAAAGCTGATAGGATCTCCATCATTGCTAGGGCAGTACTTATTAAAGACGTTAAAAATGTGTTGATTGGTCTCTTCGTGAATGTATTCGATAATATCTTCAAAGTTGTTAAAATGCTTTTGATAAATCGCTTGTCGTGAAATACCAGCTTCAGCAGCAATTTCAGTCATTGTAAAGGAACTACGCTGAGGATTTTTCTTAGCTAGTGTAATGAGAGCTCTAATGATTAGCTCACGAGTATTCTTTGCCATAGAATTACCTTTCTACTTATAATTATTTACAGTTATTTTTGAATGAAGAAAAATCAGAATGTTCAAGTTAATATAAACAATCAATGAACATTAAATTTTCTGAATCTTTTAGGTAGCTCTATTGTATCACAAATAATTTATAAAATATAGCTCTCTCAGTGAAAATGCGTTTTCTGAAAAGTATACAATTGCCAACCTTCCGAAATCAATGGAAGCATATTTGGTTTGAATCAATTAGAATACTTTTCTACTTTGCATATTTTGAATAGCTATAATTTGAAGAATAAAACGATTAATATTCATACTGGTATAAGAATAGTCGAGTATCTAAATAGTGTATAGTTGATTCTTAGAATGGAAATAGTCCAGAACAATTGTTCTGGACTATTCTTTTATCTTGAAAAATATGGAAGGCTTTTCAATCGTTTGAGTAGGGGACGACTAATGAAACTAATGGCAATAATCTTACCAAGATCAGGGAGGATAAAGGGAAGGACACCGACAGCTAGTGCCTGATTAAATGGCATACCAGCTAGGAAGTGGAGGCTGAGAATGCCTCCGACAAAGACGAGGGAGTCACCCAAGAGGTTGGCTAGGAAAATGCGAATGTAGCCACTATTTTGATGGATGAGATAAGATGTAAGTCCAGCATAGACAAGATCGAACCAAAGATAGCCTGCGCTTGGGCCGACTAAAACGTGAAATCCAGCTCCTCCCCCTGCAAAAACAGGTAAACCAATGGCACCCAGCAAGAGATAGAGAGCTACAGATAGGACGGCTTCCCTAGGTCTAAAAACAGTAGCAATCAGACCGATTGCAAAGTTTTGCAAAGTGAAAGGTACAGGACCGATAGGGAGACTGATTTGTGCCAATACGGCGATGAGAGCAGCACCGATAGCAGGGATAGCATAGATATGAGCTTTTTTCAAAACTGTTAACCTCTTTTCAAAATTATAGTAACTATTATACTAATCTAGAAAGAAAAGTCAACCTATTTTTGAAATCAAGGTAACAATTTTGTAACAGCCGATTTTACAAGTAAAAAGAGACCTCAAGAGGTCTCTTGTGATAATTAGCGCATGGTTACAAATTCTTCCGAGGCAGTTGGGTGGATAGCTACTGTAGCATCAAAGTCCGCCTTGGTTGCTCCCATCTTAATAGCAACAGCGAATCCTTGAATCATCTCATCCACTCCGTAACCAAGTCCGTGAAGTCCAACAACTTTTTCGTCAGCACCGG
This genomic interval from Streptococcus oralis subsp. tigurinus contains the following:
- a CDS encoding YutD family protein, which translates into the protein MRKEIAPELYNYNKFPGPEFHVNGDKVETEGIAFTLVENIKDAFDVTVFNQRFSEVLTKFDYVVGDWSNEQLRLRGFYKDDRTEEKIEKISRLQDYLLEYCSYGCAYFVLENQAPKRASFDKKMRKKEEENLPRRGKKPSQNKRKPNADKRNRRRHKDQKSQKEDKGQRHFVIRQK
- the rlmN gene encoding 23S rRNA (adenine(2503)-C(2))-methyltransferase RlmN; translated protein: MKPSIYSLTRQTMQEWVLEQGEKKFRADQIWEWLYRKRVQSFEEMTNLSKGLIAKLNEQFVVNPLKQRIVQESADGTVKYLFELPDGMLIETVLMRQHYGLSVCVTTQVGCNIGCTFCASGLIKKQRDLNNGEIVAQIMLVQKYFDERGQDERVSHIVVMGIGEPFDNYNNVLNFVRTINDDKGMAIGARHITVSTSGLAHKIRDFANEGVQVNLAVSLHAPNNELRSSIMKINRAFPIEKLFAAIEYYIETTNRRVTFEYIMLNEVNDGVEQALELAELLKNIKKLSYVNLIPYNPVSEHDQYSRSPKERVMAFYDTLKKKGVNCVVRQEHGTDIDAACGQLRSNTMKRDRQKAVAAVNP
- a CDS encoding VanZ family protein yields the protein MTKKRELILRLGVAVYSLCIVCFCFTPQPQLPTGVETPGIQTFGRLVFLLTPLNSLWNLGEVTSLGQVLWIFLQNILNVFLLFPLVFQLIYLCPNLRQTKKILFLSFLLSLGIECTQLVLDFFFDFNRVFEIDDLWTNTLGGYLAWVLYKGLHKNKIRN
- a CDS encoding ABC-F family ATP-binding cassette domain-containing protein, which gives rise to MSILEVKNLSHGFGDRAIFEDVSFRLLKGEHIGLVGANGEGKSTFMSIVTGKMLPDEGKVEWSKYVTAGYLDQHAVLKEGQTVRDVLRTAFDELFKAEARINDLYMEMAEDGADIDALMEEVGELQDRLESRDFYTLDAKIDEVARALGVMDYGMDTDVTALSGGQRTKVLLAKLLLEKPDILLLDEPTNYLDAEHIDWLKRYLQNYENAFVLISHDIPFLNDVINIVYHVENQQLTRYSGDYYQFQEVYAMKKSQLEAAYERQQKEIADLKDFVARNKARVATRNMAMSRQKKLDKMDIIELQSEKPKPSFDFKPARTPGRFIFQAKDLQIGYDRPLTKPLNLTFERNQKVAIIGANGIGKTTLLKSLLGIIPPIAGEVERGDYLELGYFEQEVEGGNRQTPLEAVWNAFPSLNQAEVRAALARCGLTTKHIESQIQVLSGGEQAKVRFCLLMNRENNVLVLDEPTNHLDVDAKEELKRALKEYKGSILMVCHEPDFYEGWMDQIWDFNKLT
- a CDS encoding zinc-ribbon domain-containing protein; translation: MILFWGSKGYQKDLGHTQTAIECGHCNNVDTWEIVETGRKFTLYWIPLFPYGKSYFVSCPICHYGKEIEKSEVENYLNY
- a CDS encoding peptidylprolyl isomerase codes for the protein MKKLATLLLLSTVALAGCTSIQRGLRGDEYVDSSISAEESSKAAAQAAKDLNDALTNENANFPQLSKEVAEDEAEVILHTNQGDIRIKLFPKLAPLAVENFLTHAKEGYYNGITFHRVIDGFMVQTGDPKGDGTGGQSIWHDKDKTKDKGTGFKNEISPYLYNIRGALAMANTGQSNTNGSQFFINQNSTDISAKLPTSKYPKKIIEAYKEGGNPSLDGKHPVFGQVIDGMDVVDKIAKAEKDEKDKPTSAITIDSIEVVKDYDFSKK
- a CDS encoding Cof-type HAD-IIB family hydrolase, with amino-acid sequence MRNIKLIISDIDGTILDKNHQIDSYLPELMPILKQKEIPFVLASARSPLGIAPISRKLGISDFPIACYNGALISKGDEVLSQHSIDKKELAFLHDFLKREFPTVSINVYSGQDWFVNTLDKWVQIEANITGESPKVTSITDFIREEHTLVHKLLLIDKADTIQKLQNILSIMDFPQTDFYLSKDNYLEVTHNQVSKKQALLELANYYQIPLKEIMTLGDNYNDIPMIETAGLGIAMGNAPTDVKDCANAVTYSNEQNGVSQAIKLHVLAK
- a CDS encoding DeoR/GlpR family DNA-binding transcription regulator, which codes for MYQAQRLEEIITLLEERGSLSAKEMVDYFQVSKDTVRRDFSILAKENRAQRTHGGLLSIKKQPILGFKDRREQSSKEKEKIASLAKELISNGDLLFFDVSTTVLELAKILEKEVSIFSHSLDNALILGGKENVDFHILGGKFHKKNRFYYSLEESDILNSIKFDLAFFGAASLSDGQVSFEDQEDVLMKKRAFKTSKTRVLLAETSKISKHSHFILSELADFDYWITDKEPDIEIQRSLDGKTTILF
- the rpsP gene encoding 30S ribosomal protein S16, with protein sequence MAVKIRLTRMGSKKKPFYRINVADSRSPRDGRFIETVGTYNPLVAENQVTLKEDRVLAWLADGAQPSDTVRNILSKEGVLKKFHDSKFSK
- the kphA gene encoding RNA-binding protein KphA, which gives rise to MDTIENLIIAIVKPLISQPDALTIKIEDTPEFLEYHLDLDQSDVGRVIGRKGRTISAIRTIVYSVPTEDKKVRIVIDEK
- a CDS encoding MazG nucleotide pyrophosphohydrolase domain-containing protein; translated protein: MKDLTFRQLQAYLLEHYQQSRTEEGLFIKLVEEVGEVAEVLNGRSGRKEGVQDSNEELAKELADIIHYTVAIAAINDIDLTKTIFDKDKKAAIKYQHERDLESFLKGDLRDIGH
- the rimM gene encoding ribosome maturation factor RimM (Essential for efficient processing of 16S rRNA), with amino-acid sequence MNYFNVGKIVNTQGLQGEMRVLSVTDFAEERFKKGAELALFDEKDQFVQTVTIASHRKHKNFDIIKFKDMYHINAIEKYKGYSLKVAEEDLNDLDDGEFYYHEIIGLDVYEGDNLIGNIKEILQPGANDVWVVKRKGKRDLLLPYIPPVVLNVDIPNKRVEVEILEGLDDED
- the trmD gene encoding tRNA (guanosine(37)-N1)-methyltransferase TrmD, which encodes MKIDILTLFPEMFSPLEHSIVGKAREKGLLDIQYHNFREYAEKARHVDDEPYGGGQGMLLRAQPIFDAFDAIEKKNPRVILLDPAGKQFDQAYAEDLAQEEELIFICGHYEGYDERIKTLVTDEISLGDYVLTGGELAAMTMIDATVRLIPEVIGKESSHQDDSFSSGLLEYPQYTRPYDYRGMVVPDVLMSGHHEKIRQWRLYESLKKTYERRPDLLENYQLTAEEEKMLAEIKENKE
- a CDS encoding ATP cone domain-containing protein codes for the protein MQVIKRNGEIAEFDPDKIYQAVLKAAQTVYVLTDDLRQNLAQVTKKVVLDLEEAKVERATISMIQSMVEHRLLGAGYITIAEHYISYRLQRDLERSGYGDHIAVHLHFEQIR